DNA sequence from the Mangifera indica cultivar Alphonso chromosome 18, CATAS_Mindica_2.1, whole genome shotgun sequence genome:
AAGTACCAAGAACACAAGCAGATGGTTCATATCTGTGATTGAACAAATTTGtatggacttttttttttttcttgggtaAAATATTCACAAATCAGATGTCTTGGCATCTACAAGAACATACCTGCTCCTCTTCTTCATCACAATAGCCCAATAAAGCAACCAGGTTCCGGTGATGTAATCTTgacaataattttatctctgtaAAGAATTCCTTTTGGCCCTGTAAAGATCCAATTTCTGCACGTTTTATGGCGACAATTGTATTGTCAGATAAAACTCCTCTATAAACCCTTCCATAACCTCCTTGACCAACTTGAGTTGAGCTGTTAAAGTTGTCAGTTGCCGATGCCAAATCCTTGAACTTGAAGGCCTTCACTCCATCAATTTTCGTTGAAATTTTTCTGGCTGCAAAGTGTAAGGAAGTTCACACTTCTTTCCCAGTAGTATGCTAATATGGAAGATCTTGCAAAAATAAATCATAGGTAGTTGTATAAGAAAGCTCACACAAACGCCTTCTTGACATTGATTGCTGACTTCTGGCATGTGTTCTTGTCACCACGAATGTTAGAGTTGTAGTTATTGCCACAACACCGGCAATGGCTCCAACTAAAATTGCTGCCAAAACGCCTTTGCTAATACTACTAGTCCTTCTTGTCACAGAAATCACTGAATCATAAGTAAAAATCAAGAGAGCATTTATAAATTGCAACATGCAGATAAACAGTTTTATTAGAACAAATTAAAGAGCAATGGCAAGCTTAGATACATACTACTGGCATAAGGTCCAAGGAGAGTGAAGTTGAGCAGCTCATATGGTCCAAATATTTCATTAGCAGAAAATGCCCAGGATGTAAATATGCTTCCAATTCGGTGCACCTCACTTAGACTAAACATAGTTGTGTTGGCTGGAGGAAACAGCTTCAAATACATCCTTAGACGAGGTCCTTCCTCCCAAACAAACGAATCAATTGATAGTTGATATAAGCTTAAGTTGAGAGAAGTCGTCACATATGCTGAAAAGTTGTTGGCATATGGAGGGAAATAATAGAATTTTGGACTTTGTAGCCGGTATCCGATTCGCAAAGGTGCTGCACAGGCACATAAATCACCAGATGCTGGGTCATATTCGTAGAAATTATCCAGGGGACATGCCTGAGTAGGACACTTTGAATTGGTCGGTATTGTAGGTGTCCCATCATCTTCTGTTTGAGAATCACAGAATTGGCCTATGTTTGGTATATTTGCATTTGTGCAGATAGGATTGCCGCCAAGCCTAAACATAAACCGATAAAATGGAAAGAAATGAATGGCAAACTTAAGGAGCAATATCAGATCAGCTTTTCCAATATTAAAagtatttgtaattttcatgATGACCAGAATGACGGGAAGATAGTAGAAAATCAAGTagtaaagaggaaaaatataacaaacatataacattttgGGGCAACAACTTGACgcactatcaagatattgtctttTTTAAACACAATGTCTTGTTTTGCTTTTGACATTGAAGAAGTTCATAAACTATATAACTAATCTTCTCTTATCATCCCATAAATACTCCGGCATTTGTCTTGTACTTTTATACCAATCTTCTCTTATCATTTCATACATACCTAGCATCCATGGCTAAGGAGTAAGTTATTTAACCAATCTTCTATTATTATCCCATAAATACCCATCATATCTTCCATGCACTGATACCAATCCTCTTTTATCATTACATATATACCTCATATCTCTCCGATGCTCTAATGTCATTTGTAATAGTCCGGTTAAATAATTTGACCTATTGTCAAGGTATTATCTATTTCAGACGCAGTCCATCACAATTGAATTCAAGTGGTGACTTGAATTCTAGTAGGGGTTAGGATCTTATTTGCTAGTTAGTCTAATCGAACATAATGGGTATGACTTATGGATTGGAGTGACCTATTATACTGCATGTACGACTTATTGTGAAAATGTGACCAATAAGTATATGTGTCAAATAACTGTCAACTAGAGTTTGTACACCAAAGTTATATTCAAGAGTATGTAATGTAAGTGAGAGTGTGTGCCACGATTAGAGTGCACTAAGATTACGAGCTCAGAAAGAGAGAGCATAGAAATCTCTTCTTCATTCATAGTGAAATTTTCTCCATTATCTACATGTGGTTTTTCTGTATTGTGTTTCTAAAGTAAATACTTGTGTTCCTGTATTGAGCATTTGTGCATTTTTGCTGTTTGTCTTTTAAGGTTTCGTAACATCCTCATTCACAGTGTAATTGACTAGCAACATATTCCtaataagaaaacaacatacctGACTGTGACATTGTTTGGAGGATTTAGATCTCCTAAAATGCTTGAGAATGAATTGTTCCGCAGATCACTGCATTTTGAATGGGAACAAAGATAAATGACAGGCAAGAGATATGTTTTACAGAGCCAGGCCAACAAAACCAATGAAGCTAActccaaaaaaattaacaaataagtaCACTTAATTCATATTTCAGAATAATAAGTTGTCAAAGAGACATCCAGGAATGAGTGAAGCATAACAGCAAAtgaaaaaagtttcatttttgaGATCTTACAGTGACAATCTATCATTTGAATTGATGGGCTTGTTCTGCCATATGCTAGCAGGGATGGAACCATTCAAAAAGTTGTTCTCAAGTGACCTGAAGTAGaagataatttgaaaatcttatccAGAGTGCTTAGTAAGATCATGGACATAATAATTCATTGGAAATGACAAGGAAAAGTTAGAAGTATATATGATCTCACAGTCTCTGAAGAAAAGGAAGCTCTGCAAAACTTTCTGGGATGGATCCAGTAAGATTGTTTTCTGACAGATCACTGATATggcaaaagtaaaattactcTGACATCCTCTCCATTTTAGTTATCTATTTTGAACAAAACTGTAAAAACACACCTATAGGCAAATTCCACACTGGGAAAACAAAGGAGAGATGTTGGGTATGTATAGAAATCCTACATCGTTTGGAGATACTAAGATAAAactggttaaatagtttataaggttttaagttgttaagatatattttatgttgtaaaacccaaaaagaaaattatgatgcactatgtattcaaaatagacgATGTCTTGACAGTAGGCTGGGCTATTGGACTAGGATGTTGAGAAAAAGCAGAGTGACAAGTTTAAATGCTGTTACATACATGATTCTCACAAAATCAGAAAGCTTATCTGATGGTATGTGTCCGGTGAGTTGATTCCTGCTAAGATCCCTGTCACAAGTCCAGTAAAAAATATACAAGTTGAATTCCTGCAAGAGCTAATGCAACCTACTGGAAGAGAATTACAAAAAATCTGATACGAAATTAGAACAATACTAAAACTTACAGATCGTAAAACCTTGTAATCCTGCTAAGATCAGGAACAGCTCCCTGCAAGCTGCAATTTCTAAGACTTCTGCCAATTTCGGGAGAGAAAAGTAAAGCAGCATCAGCATAGCCTATTCTTTGATGTATGGCAAAACAAACTATCATTTTGATGCTTCCAACAATAGTGACCAAGTAGTGATATCTGCAACCTGAAGCATCTATGTTCTCAATATCAACCGTGGCCACGACATGAGCATTGCACAGGTACTTCAggtttcaaactcaaactgaagTAACTTTTAGTAAATCCTGCTTTATAATCAGTTCATAGAAACTCTTTCTCTTGGAGTTCCTTACAAGTTCATGTGCTTTATGACTAGAATTATACAATCACTggtatgttaaaataaaaaaaagatctcTAGGCCTAACAATTCACATAATTGTTCAGTAGAAGAGTGTGATAACAGCTGCACTTACAGTTTTAATAAGTTGGGAAATTTTCCATAGATGGGTGAAATTTCTGTACCAGCAAAGTTGTTGTTATCAAGTTGACTGCAGAGGGAAAAAAGAAGAGCAATATAATCAGTAAAATAATTTGCAATCTGATAAACCAAGTTGCCAGTAAACCTAAACCCATTTGGAATGCCCTTAATTCATACCATCAATGAAGCAAATACAATCAAGCAGATATGTAGGAATAGTTAAGatcaagtaaaaataaaaattgtgacAGTTTGGGGCAGACTAACATACAGTATGCGCAAAGCTGGCATCTCTGAGTATTCTGGTGGGAGATATCCGGTCAAGTTATTATTATCCACAAGCCTGCAAGCATGTGTTTAATCAACTACATACCATTCATGAGCATATAACAGCTTTTAGTACAGAGAAACAGtccaaacaaaaacaatactgcagaaaatatatgataaaagcaAAATCTGTTTTATAAACTCACAAATGATGAAGTTCGGATAATTTGGAAAGCTCAGGTGGAAGTTGACCAACAATTGAGTTGTTGTTCAAGTGACTGCAATATTTAAGATACATCAGAAGACAAAATGAGGGGAAGAAATATAATTGCCTTGCTGCATGGTACAATCCTTTGGATCAAAAATCCTCTTACAGGTGTTTCACTCTGCTCAAGTTAGCAAAGGATTTTGGTATTGTGCCCGAGATACTGTTGACGTCTACTTGGAGTATATCCAGGTTTGAAAGTTTGCCTAGCTCTTCTGGTAAAGATCCTGATAATCTGTTTCCATTCAAGAGTCTGCACAAGCATGTACATCATACAAAGTATAGTATTCTCTAACAACATCATATTTGGatgggaaaaggacaattttccactcaagtttGGATGAAATGGCAAATATATATCCGtgataaatgaaaaatccaaatacctatTACAGTTTTAATCTGTCAGGATAcactaaaaattttttgtttgggttaagaggtaaaatcgttattttatcagtattattaaaataattaaaattatatcttattccctctcttagtttgaaaaactaacatttccctcattgattaagttttaaaaaatttacttttcccccCTACGATACCAAACCTAAAATTGAACCATTTTCTTTGGCGAACGGTGGACCAACAGCAAAGGAACAAGATAGAGTCGTCCAAATCTGGACAAAAGGCATCGTCTAAAGAATGGACAACGCTTCCTCGTCTAGTGAAGGACAATGAGTGTCGTCTAGCGATGTGTCACACCAATCGTCGGTGGTTGAACggagaggtgaaaaaaaaaacttagaaatttgggggggggggggggggggggggagtcaCTTTTCAATGTTTAGGTATGAgggttaaattttaattttaaaatttgagggaaaaaatagaatgaaataatatatttttaaataacagttttatccgtatatttaacaaaaaatttaacaagcaATTTAGAGATGGATgcgtgtttgagtttttaatctaTTACGGGTGTATTATTAtgattgagctaaaacttgggtgggaaatagtcctttgccttatttggatataaataattttatgaacaCCTGCATCTACAACTTACAAGTGTGATAAAGATGACAAATTCCCTATCTCCTTTGGTATGCTTCCAGTCAGATCATTCCACATGAAATCCCTGCCAGCagacaataaatgaaaaaatcttTTGGCAAAACTGCATGATTAACTTGGCAGATATAAgataaaatctcattttcttaaGATATCAACTTCTGTGAATTTTATGTCTCACAAAATTTGAAGATGAGATAATAGTCCAAGCTCAGGTGCTAATGATCCTGAAAGATTCATGTTCAGCAGCCGCCTGTATCAAAGATACAAATTTAGAATCATTAACTGTCACATCTTTAGAATATGAAGATTCGCCAAGCCAGAATTTAGGCAACTAAGAGCAAGACAAACATCAGGAAATTCCAAGTAAAAAGCAAACATGAAAGAGGTAAAAAGGGGTATTGGAAGGACATACAGCTCCTGAACATGCAGGTGACCATCCGTCCCATTAATTGAGTCAAAACAAAGAACTCCAGTCCAATTTGATAGGCATGGATCTTCCTGGTTCCAGTTTATGAGACTGTCCATAGGATCGATTAATCTGCTCCAGACTGCTACCAATGCACTTACTGAAAATGGGCATTAGCAAATACATTCCTGGATGCTCTCTAAAGTTATGAAACCAAATATAGATACCTCTACAACAGTCAGGGGATAAGGAAGTAATTATCTTTCAATGCTAAACCCTCTGAAAAAGTAGAAAAGATACATATAACCCAACACCTAAATTCAAGACCTCATCAGTCCCTTGCTGTAGAATTGTTTCAAAAACAAGATAGTTCAAGAATAGGCAGAACATGATGAGGCAGATCATTTATGTGCACAAATGATGCACCGtgtgataaaaaattgtaatttacacCTGGTGGGATGCTCGGAAACCAGGTGGGCTGTTTGGTGTATTTTAGATCTTTCAGTTTATTTGTATGACTTCAAACACTTGACTGACTTTACACTGATGGCAAATTAGGCAGCAGAAATCATCTGGTATTCAGGATATAATGTGTAATTTAGTGCAGAAAAGTTCAAAACGATATAGATGttataaatgtattaagaaCTTGAAGATGAGAAAAGCTACATATGAAAACTTGGTAGTGAGAGATATGAAGTAAATGgcgaaaaaataagaaagaaagaaaaataagacgCCACATAAAGAAATCCACAAAATCTCATCCCCATCATCTTGATACCCTAAAAAGCTACCAAGAGCAGAAATTGCAAGTGTCAGTGATAATTTGGAATTAACAGAATATTTGATTCCCGCAAAAGAATGTGCGTTTATACCCCAGAAGATCATGAAGCATGATGAAAGGGACGGGaacaatgaattcaaattttctatcaaaatgcTAGTCTTATAGACTTACTTGGCGAATGGCGATCATTagttgatttttcttcttcttagttcaaaaacaaaaagataactaTAG
Encoded proteins:
- the LOC123202245 gene encoding probable LRR receptor-like serine/threonine-protein kinase At1g06840; its protein translation is MTVLRMMLVGILCLKTRHMVKEAQNRIRDYNGGSDISGAKMGDDVTDDARVVSALVAVWSRLIDPMDSLINWNQEDPCLSNWTGVLCFDSINGTDGHLHVQELRLLNMNLSGSLAPELGLLSHLQILDFMWNDLTGSIPKEIGNLSSLSHLLLNGNRLSGSLPEELGKLSNLDILQVDVNSISGTIPKSFANLSRVKHLHLNNNSIVGQLPPELSKLSELHHLLVDNNNLTGYLPPEYSEMPALRILQLDNNNFAGTEISPIYGKFPNLLKLSLRNCSLQGAVPDLSRITRFYDLDLSRNQLTGHIPSDKLSDFVRIIDLSENNLTGSIPESFAELPFLQRLSLENNFLNGSIPASIWQNKPINSNDRLSLDLRNNSFSSILGDLNPPNNVTVRLGGNPICTNANIPNIGQFCDSQTEDDGTPTIPTNSKCPTQACPLDNFYEYDPASGDLCACAAPLRIGYRLQSPKFYYFPPYANNFSAYVTTSLNLSLYQLSIDSFVWEEGPRLRMYLKLFPPANTTMFSLSEVHRIGSIFTSWAFSANEIFGPYELLNFTLLGPYASMISVTRRTSSISKGVLAAILVGAIAGVVAITTTLTFVVTRTHARSQQSMSRRRLSRKISTKIDGVKAFKFKDLASATDNFNSSTQVGQGGYGRVYRGVLSDNTIVAIKRAEIGSLQGQKEFFTEIKLLSRLHHRNLVALLGYCDEEEEQMLVYEYMPNGTLRHWLSGKDKARLNFSMRVRIALHAAKGILYLHTEANPPVFHRDIKASNILLDSKFIAKVADFGLSRLAPALDDQGTMATHVSTIVKGTLGYLDPEFLLTHKLTDKSDVYSLGVVFLELLTGMEPISHGKNIVREVNAACESGLMLSIIDNRMGPCPSECLERFVALALNCCHDNTERRPSMLDVAKDLENILKMMPETDATFFESTSIHSTGKSTSESASSSFMTRDQYFSSHISGSNLESGVIPTISPR